The genomic stretch GGTCTGCACGTCGCGATCCGATCCGTAGACCCCGGCCGGCACGGTGACCGTCTGGTACACCGATCCGTACTGCGCCTGCAGCCGGACCAGGGGTTCGGACAGATTCAGGATGCGGATGCCGGACGACGGTCCCCGACCGGCCGACGTGTCCATGACGGGGTTTGGCACCCCTCCGCCGAAGAACCCCGCCTCGACGCGGCCGTCCCCCAACGCGTCCAGCAGATCGACCAGCGGCGTGGGCACCGCGGTGATGCGATCGACGGGGACGTCCGCCGCCTGAAGGATGCGCTCGGCACTGTTCGCCAACCCCGACCCCACCGGGCCGAGACTCACCCGACGGCCGGGTAGGTCGGCCACCGTGGCGATCGGGCCGTCCGCGACCACCGCCACCTGGAGGTAGTTCTCGTAGATCCGGGACAGGGCGACCACACCCGACGGGTCCGCGACAGCGGCGTCCGCGAAGGCGATGGCCAGGGGGAGCGTGCCGTCCCGCACGAAGGTCAGGTTCTGCAACGACCCCGAGGTGACCAGGCGCTCCAGCCGGAAGTCGAGATCGGCCCGCGCCACCGCGTCCACCAACGACTGCGTGAACTCGTAGAAGAACCCGCCCTTCTCGGCCGCCCCCACCTGGTATGTCGGTGTCGGACCGGAACTGCACGCCGCCGTCAGCGGGGCCAGGGCTGCCGCCGCGGACCATCGCAGCACCGTCCGGCGACTGGGCCGCAGCGTCATGGTGCCCCTGCCACCGTGGCCGGCGAATCGACCTCCACCTCTGCCGACCGGTCACCCGCCGGGTCGACCGCGGCCGGGATGCGCACGCCGATGGTCAGTCCACCCCCAGGGGTCGGCCCGATCGACATCCGCGCCCCGGCCGAGGTGACCAGCGCTTCGACGATCGCCAGTCCCAGACCGGTTCCCCGCGAACGGGTCCCGTCGGACTGCGCCGACGTCGAGCCGCGGTAGAAGCGGGTGGTCAGCCGGTCCAATTCGGTGGGCGGTACCCCGCGACCGGTGTCGGCCACGCTGACCGTCACGAAACGGCCGTCCGGCGCATCGGTCTCGACCGACACCTGCACGGACGCCCCGGCCCCCGCGTACCGACAGGCGTTG from Nakamurella flava encodes the following:
- a CDS encoding TAXI family TRAP transporter solute-binding subunit, with the translated sequence MTLRPSRRTVLRWSAAAALAPLTAACSSGPTPTYQVGAAEKGGFFYEFTQSLVDAVARADLDFRLERLVTSGSLQNLTFVRDGTLPLAIAFADAAVADPSGVVALSRIYENYLQVAVVADGPIATVADLPGRRVSLGPVGSGLANSAERILQAADVPVDRITAVPTPLVDLLDALGDGRVEAGFFGGGVPNPVMDTSAGRGPSSGIRILNLSEPLVRLQAQYGSVYQTVTVPAGVYGSDRDVQTVGVTSLVLASPSLPDEVAGALVDLMVTRPQELVPPAALGTQYLSPSALPYTFGIPLHPGAVETYRRHHG